One window of the Acinonyx jubatus isolate Ajub_Pintada_27869175 chromosome A2, VMU_Ajub_asm_v1.0, whole genome shotgun sequence genome contains the following:
- the GATAD1 gene encoding GATA zinc finger domain-containing protein 1, with translation MPLGLKPTCSVCKTTSSSMWKKGPQGEILCHHCTGRGGAGGGGAGTGATGGTGGSSGGGGFGAATYASTSAAPPQSNGGGGGKQSKQEIHRRSARLRNTKYKSAPAAEKKVSTKGKGRRHIFKLKNPIKAPESVSTIITAESIFYKGVYYQIGDVVSVIDEQDGKPYYAQIRGFIQDQYCEKSAALTWLIPTLSSPRGQFDPASYIIGPEEDLPRKMEYLEFVCHAPSEYFKSRSSPFPTVPTRPEKGYIWTHVGPTPAITIKETVANHL, from the exons ATGCCACTGGGCCTGAAGCCTACCTGCAGCGTCTGCAAGACCACGTCGTCCTCTATGTGGAAGAAGGGCCCGCAAGGGGAGATCCTCTGCCACCACTGCACGGGCcggggcggcgcgggcggcgggggcgccGGCACAGGGGCGACTGGCGGGACGGGGGGCAGCAGCGGCGGTGGCGGCTTCGGCGCGGCGACCTACGCTAGCACCTCTGCTGCCCCTCCGCAGAGCaacgggggcgggggcggcaaGCAG AGTAAGCAGGAAATTCACAGGAGGTCTGCTCGGCTGAGAAACACTAAATACAAATCTGCTCCAGCTGCTGAAAAGAAAGTTTCCaccaaaggaaaagggagaagacatatttttaaattaaaaaat ccCATCAAAGCTCCTGAGTCTGTTTCCACTATAATCACTGCAGAATCGATCTTCTACAAG gGAGTCTATTACCAAATTGGAGACGTTGTTTCTGTGATTGATGAACAAGATGGAAAGCCCTACTATGCTCAGATCAGGGGCTTCATCCAGGACCAGTATTGCGAGAAGAGTGCCGCACTGACGTGGCTCATTCCCACCCTCTCTAGCCCCCGGGGCCAGTTTGATCCTGCATCCTACATCATCG GACCAGAGGAGGATCTTCCAAGGAAGATGGAATACTTGGAATTTGTGTGTCACGCACCTTCTGAATATTTCAAGTCACGTTCATCACCATTTCCCACGGTTCCAACCAGACCAGAGAAGGGCTATATATGGACTCATGTTGGACCTACTCCTGCAATCACTATTAAGGAAACAGTTGCCAACCATTTGTAG